One genomic window of Kosmotoga olearia TBF 19.5.1 includes the following:
- the feoB gene encoding ferrous iron transport protein B has translation MKADNRSPQQKFKPIKKIPEDNGSIIPTKRLSVALLGNPNVGKTSIFNALTGARQYVGNWPGVTVEKRIGIMYHNNIEFKITDLPGTYTLSATSPDEKIARDFLLYESPDIVIVISDAINLERSLYLLLQVLELRGDVILVINAIDEAKKSGIYIDKAEVEKHLGIPVVLTSAVTGEGIPELKNIMSKMKEGKVHVHYVFDDELEEEISRISSILVARRELKNYDARWLAIKILEGDTEIQKLTGIEINREFSQELAVTRYRFIKQILRDAYSRKTKTKWDLNTAIDHVITHKFLGLLIFLIIMYSVFQLTFSFGAPFSSLIEEVIEGLAGFFSSLIPVQWLSSLISDGIISGVGAVLVFVPNIFILFLALGILEESGYLPRAAFVIDRIMYAMKLSGRSFMSMILGFGCNVSSIMAARAINEPQERITTILVSPFISCSARLPVYVLIAGTFFGAKAGLVVFSLYILSIVFTVLSALFFNKLLYKGKPAPMIMELPRYRRPTVKSLLIYTWNRGKHFLEKAGTIIFAASIIIWFLSYFPSAGNVHDSYAAMLGRVLEPLFRPIGFSWQIVTSLVFGIAAKEVIVSTLTMFYSTGANLGGGTLTLVNSLTPPTAFAFLIFVLLYVPCIATLVVMKNETGSLKYPIISVVYSFTLAYVMALLFSFIGGYIP, from the coding sequence ATGAAAGCAGATAACAGATCACCGCAGCAAAAATTCAAACCCATAAAAAAAATTCCAGAAGATAACGGTAGTATAATACCTACAAAACGCTTATCGGTGGCGCTGCTCGGTAATCCTAACGTTGGAAAAACCAGCATCTTCAACGCGCTCACCGGCGCAAGGCAATACGTCGGGAACTGGCCGGGGGTAACCGTTGAAAAGCGCATCGGGATAATGTACCACAACAATATAGAATTCAAAATCACCGACCTTCCAGGTACCTATACACTTTCCGCAACAAGCCCTGACGAGAAAATCGCCCGTGATTTCCTTCTCTATGAATCTCCGGATATCGTTATTGTTATTTCAGATGCCATAAACCTTGAACGGAGCCTGTATCTATTGCTCCAGGTTTTAGAATTGCGCGGTGATGTAATTCTGGTGATTAATGCTATCGATGAAGCAAAGAAAAGCGGCATCTATATAGATAAAGCAGAAGTAGAAAAACATCTTGGAATCCCCGTTGTCCTTACCTCCGCAGTTACAGGTGAAGGTATTCCCGAGTTAAAAAACATCATGTCAAAGATGAAAGAAGGTAAGGTACATGTGCACTATGTCTTTGACGATGAACTAGAAGAGGAAATCAGCCGAATTTCATCCATTCTCGTTGCACGTAGAGAACTTAAAAACTATGATGCAAGATGGTTAGCGATAAAAATCCTGGAGGGTGACACTGAAATCCAAAAATTAACGGGGATTGAAATCAACAGGGAATTTTCACAGGAACTCGCTGTAACACGATATCGTTTTATAAAACAAATTCTGCGAGACGCTTACAGCAGAAAAACAAAAACAAAATGGGATTTAAATACAGCCATTGATCATGTTATAACCCATAAGTTTCTTGGCCTTTTGATATTCCTGATCATAATGTATTCGGTCTTTCAACTAACCTTTAGCTTTGGAGCTCCTTTTTCTTCCCTCATTGAGGAAGTAATAGAAGGGTTAGCGGGATTTTTTTCGTCTCTTATTCCCGTTCAATGGCTTTCATCGTTGATCTCCGATGGAATCATAAGTGGTGTGGGTGCTGTTCTTGTTTTTGTGCCAAATATCTTCATTCTCTTCCTGGCTCTCGGAATCCTTGAAGAAAGTGGATATCTACCAAGGGCGGCATTCGTCATAGATCGAATAATGTACGCAATGAAACTCAGCGGACGATCCTTTATGTCCATGATTCTCGGTTTTGGCTGTAACGTTTCATCGATAATGGCAGCACGAGCTATCAACGAACCTCAAGAGCGGATAACCACTATTCTTGTTTCACCTTTCATCAGTTGTAGCGCTCGATTGCCTGTTTATGTTCTGATCGCAGGAACTTTTTTTGGCGCAAAAGCCGGGTTGGTTGTGTTTTCTCTGTATATTTTGAGTATCGTTTTCACGGTCCTGTCAGCGCTGTTTTTCAATAAATTACTTTACAAAGGCAAACCCGCTCCCATGATAATGGAACTTCCGCGCTACAGACGTCCTACCGTAAAATCACTGCTCATCTACACATGGAACAGAGGAAAGCATTTCCTTGAAAAAGCGGGAACAATCATCTTTGCAGCATCGATCATCATATGGTTCTTATCATACTTTCCCTCAGCTGGAAATGTGCACGATAGCTATGCTGCTATGCTTGGAAGAGTACTTGAGCCTCTTTTCAGACCGATAGGATTCAGCTGGCAAATCGTTACCAGCCTCGTGTTTGGTATTGCGGCAAAAGAGGTAATCGTTTCAACTCTCACAATGTTTTACTCAACCGGTGCAAATCTGGGTGGAGGAACTCTTACACTTGTTAATAGTTTAACCCCGCCTACGGCCTTTGCTTTCTTGATATTTGTTCTCCTTTATGTACCTTGCATAGCAACTCTTGTAGTTATGAAAAATGAAACAGGTAGCTTAAAATACCCTATTATCTCTGTTGTATACAGTTTCACACTGGCATACGTTATGGCTCTATTGTTTTCTTTCATAGGAGGTTATATCCCATGA
- a CDS encoding response regulator, with the protein MMAKIFVIDNTLSIRRLMKDILEREGYEVESFATAEEALHEIEKNEPDLVMVDLRLPSMDGITFIKTLEENGFIFPIVVVSDITSPEAITEAFRHGICDFISKPFSPEEIGSAVERCIKNDESLQKRAREIERMLEKSDFRRALKHISKLFSDFPNSAYPHFLYALALKESRRGEAIRHLKAALALEPGFMRAKNELEKLENSGDGEK; encoded by the coding sequence ATGATGGCAAAAATTTTTGTCATAGATAACACATTGAGTATCAGACGATTAATGAAAGACATCCTTGAAAGAGAAGGATACGAGGTTGAGAGTTTCGCAACCGCCGAAGAAGCTCTTCATGAGATAGAGAAAAATGAACCTGATCTGGTGATGGTAGATTTGAGATTACCATCTATGGATGGTATTACCTTTATAAAAACACTGGAAGAGAATGGTTTCATTTTCCCGATTGTCGTTGTATCGGATATTACTTCGCCGGAAGCCATTACCGAAGCTTTCAGACATGGGATTTGCGATTTTATCAGTAAGCCTTTTTCGCCTGAAGAAATTGGAAGTGCTGTAGAAAGGTGCATCAAGAATGATGAAAGTCTCCAAAAACGCGCCAGAGAAATAGAGCGCATGCTGGAAAAAAGTGACTTTAGAAGGGCATTGAAACATATAAGCAAATTGTTTTCCGATTTTCCAAACTCTGCTTATCCGCATTTTCTTTACGCTTTGGCTCTCAAAGAATCAAGACGCGGGGAAGCAATACGTCATTTAAAAGCAGCTTTAGCTCTTGAACCAGGCTTTATGAGAGCGAAAAATGAACTCGAAAAACTTGAAAATTCCGGGGATGGTGAAAAATAA
- a CDS encoding potassium channel family protein: MPIVKGALKKKGYFVVIFGCGRLGSRIANWLSSTGNSVVVVDKDERAFDALSYEFTGFKIVGNANELETLKLAKVNKADFVLSLTPDDNTNIMVALVSKEIFGIPQVIARVYDPNNLDMFSQFGIEIICPTLLAVDSVKSALSFMGGEEK, translated from the coding sequence ATGCCAATTGTCAAAGGTGCATTGAAAAAGAAAGGGTACTTCGTTGTTATCTTCGGTTGTGGAAGATTGGGATCGAGAATTGCCAACTGGTTATCTTCAACAGGGAACAGCGTTGTGGTTGTGGATAAAGACGAAAGAGCCTTTGATGCTTTGTCTTATGAATTTACCGGATTTAAAATAGTCGGGAATGCAAACGAACTTGAAACGCTCAAACTTGCCAAAGTAAATAAGGCGGATTTCGTTCTTTCGCTCACTCCTGACGACAATACGAATATAATGGTTGCTCTGGTATCAAAGGAAATCTTTGGTATTCCCCAGGTAATCGCACGTGTTTATGACCCGAACAACCTTGACATGTTCTCACAGTTTGGGATAGAAATAATATGTCCTACTTTGCTTGCGGTTGATAGTGTAAAGTCGGCTCTTTCATTTATGGGCGGTGAGGAAAAATGA
- a CDS encoding NAD-binding protein, with amino-acid sequence MKVAIIGGKNLTYYLAKGLISRGYRVYVVNKDEEYCVDLAKRLKKVTTIVGDGARRHVLEQLELSEEDQFIALTPNDQDNLIACLTAQRLLGIRRPIALINDPDNKEVFAKMGITAAISPIEMISMTLEDSIFREQITNLIPASEKLSVFRIDLHSTAPVIGKMVKDLELPEESVIGAIIRGDEVIIPRGNTQISENDTLIVLSNPAVQSKVFEALLGEV; translated from the coding sequence ATGAAGGTAGCTATCATTGGTGGGAAAAACCTAACATACTACCTGGCAAAAGGATTGATTTCACGCGGCTACAGAGTTTATGTCGTCAATAAAGACGAAGAGTATTGTGTTGATCTTGCGAAACGTCTGAAAAAAGTTACCACAATCGTCGGTGATGGGGCTAGGCGACATGTTCTTGAGCAACTTGAACTGAGCGAAGAAGACCAATTCATAGCTTTAACCCCCAATGACCAGGATAATCTCATAGCCTGTCTCACTGCACAAAGATTACTCGGGATCCGAAGACCGATAGCGCTAATTAACGATCCTGATAACAAGGAAGTTTTTGCAAAAATGGGAATCACCGCAGCCATAAGCCCGATAGAGATGATTTCCATGACTTTAGAAGATAGCATTTTCCGGGAGCAGATTACGAACCTTATACCAGCGTCCGAAAAACTCTCTGTTTTTCGGATAGATCTGCACAGCACAGCACCGGTAATAGGAAAAATGGTGAAAGATCTGGAACTTCCTGAAGAAAGTGTAATCGGGGCGATTATCAGAGGCGACGAGGTTATAATACCCCGGGGTAACACGCAGATTTCCGAAAACGACACTCTCATAGTTCTAAGCAATCCCGCTGTTCAATCAAAAGTTTTTGAAGCGTTATTGGGAGAGGTATAA
- a CDS encoding TrkH family potassium uptake protein, with amino-acid sequence MYPKALKKRYKVIFGYIGELFVYFSVALLTPLIIGIWHPEEFSNAEPFIYAALISFLFGMAFKLWLKVKPGTPLSVQEGAIIVVFVWIFGIVFSALPFVFGNILNFSQAIFESTSGWTTTGLTLVDVTKIPRVYLVWRSLMQFLGGAGFAIIMMSAILGPGGFGLYHAEGRIDNLVPNIKSSVRRILLIYFTYAIGGIIAYKIAGMNWFDAFNHSLTALATGGFSTRAGSIGEFNSVAIETVTIVLMILGTTGFGIHYTLWKGNFKAFAKNGEPKLMGLILLFFTPMLMSTTFNMLAASSSSSFRLAVFQAVSALTGTGFSTVDFTNWASKGLFTGLYLLTLLMIFGGDMDSTSGGLKQYRLYALIKLIGLEIKKFFLPKNAVAVTEIWKGEKKRYIDSNLVKEILIVFTMYFLTYTIGTGIISAYGYSLADSAFEFASALSTVGLSVGITRPDAPLGIIWTETIGMFLGRLEFLVVIFGITKMFKDAFYIATVRKRKATEV; translated from the coding sequence ATGTATCCAAAGGCATTAAAGAAACGATATAAAGTGATTTTTGGTTACATCGGGGAACTCTTTGTGTACTTTTCGGTCGCGCTTTTAACGCCCTTAATAATAGGAATCTGGCATCCTGAAGAATTTTCAAACGCCGAACCGTTTATTTATGCTGCTTTGATCAGTTTCCTCTTCGGTATGGCATTCAAGCTGTGGTTGAAAGTAAAACCGGGTACGCCACTATCCGTCCAAGAAGGAGCTATAATCGTCGTTTTCGTCTGGATCTTTGGCATAGTTTTCTCAGCTCTTCCTTTCGTTTTTGGAAACATTCTAAATTTCTCTCAGGCCATATTCGAATCAACCAGTGGTTGGACTACAACAGGTCTAACTCTTGTGGATGTAACAAAGATTCCAAGAGTTTATTTGGTTTGGAGAAGCCTGATGCAATTTCTCGGTGGTGCGGGGTTCGCTATCATAATGATGTCAGCTATTTTGGGACCTGGAGGATTCGGGCTTTACCACGCGGAAGGTAGAATCGACAATCTCGTTCCAAATATAAAGAGCTCAGTAAGAAGGATATTGCTGATTTACTTCACTTACGCAATTGGCGGAATAATAGCTTACAAAATTGCCGGGATGAACTGGTTCGACGCTTTTAACCATTCGTTAACAGCACTCGCCACCGGTGGGTTTTCAACCAGAGCTGGATCGATCGGTGAATTCAACAGCGTGGCTATCGAAACTGTTACAATAGTTCTTATGATACTCGGAACAACAGGATTCGGCATTCACTATACTCTCTGGAAAGGAAATTTCAAGGCTTTCGCAAAAAATGGCGAACCGAAACTCATGGGCTTAATACTTTTATTCTTCACCCCCATGTTGATGTCAACCACTTTCAATATGTTAGCGGCGAGTTCTTCAAGTTCTTTCAGGTTAGCAGTCTTTCAAGCTGTCTCAGCGCTTACAGGTACAGGATTTTCAACGGTTGATTTCACTAATTGGGCTTCAAAAGGACTTTTTACCGGTCTCTATCTTCTAACGCTCCTCATGATTTTCGGTGGAGACATGGATTCGACCTCAGGTGGGTTGAAACAATACCGTCTTTACGCGCTCATAAAGCTCATAGGTCTTGAAATAAAGAAGTTCTTTCTCCCCAAGAATGCTGTTGCCGTTACAGAGATCTGGAAAGGGGAGAAAAAGCGTTATATAGATTCTAACCTTGTGAAAGAAATCCTCATAGTGTTCACTATGTATTTCTTGACCTATACAATCGGCACTGGCATAATCAGCGCTTACGGATACAGTCTTGCAGACTCGGCTTTTGAATTTGCCTCTGCTTTGAGTACCGTGGGGCTTTCCGTAGGCATTACCCGTCCGGATGCTCCATTGGGCATCATCTGGACAGAAACCATTGGCATGTTCCTCGGAAGACTGGAGTTTCTTGTCGTAATATTCGGTATAACAAAGATGTTCAAAGATGCCTTTTATATAGCTACCGTTCGTAAAAGGAAAGCTACGGAGGTGTAA